The proteins below come from a single Thalassotalea ponticola genomic window:
- a CDS encoding ATP-binding cassette domain-containing protein has translation MSNLLEVKNLSKQYKVKTGWFKRDKKTVLEPLSFSLDSNETLAIAGEIGSGKSTLAKLLVGAARPTTGDIFLNGQLLETGNFKQRCQHVRMIFQNAGSTLNPSLTIRQQLEEPLKLNTKWDEAERLEVISSTLEKVGLLADHMHFYPHMFSGGQKQRISLARAIILQPQVVILDEALTALDLSLRAQLINLLLELQQAMGLTYILISHDLDVIQHFSDKIMILRKGKVVEYGTTAEVLANPKNSFTRNLMQAQRKGPSKKSKKHSH, from the coding sequence ATGAGCAACCTACTTGAAGTCAAAAATCTTAGTAAACAATACAAAGTTAAGACTGGTTGGTTCAAGCGTGATAAGAAAACCGTTTTAGAGCCTCTATCGTTTTCGTTAGATAGCAATGAAACGCTGGCCATTGCAGGCGAAATTGGCTCGGGTAAGTCGACCTTAGCGAAATTATTGGTTGGCGCGGCAAGACCGACAACCGGCGACATTTTTCTCAATGGGCAGCTGCTTGAAACTGGCAATTTTAAACAGCGTTGCCAACATGTGCGGATGATCTTTCAAAATGCCGGATCAACATTGAACCCAAGCTTAACGATCCGCCAACAATTAGAAGAGCCTTTAAAACTCAATACCAAATGGGATGAAGCGGAACGACTTGAGGTGATCAGTTCAACCCTAGAAAAAGTAGGTTTGTTAGCTGACCATATGCACTTTTACCCACACATGTTCTCAGGTGGCCAAAAACAGCGTATATCGCTTGCTAGGGCGATTATTTTACAACCTCAAGTCGTTATTCTTGATGAAGCGTTAACTGCGCTGGATTTGTCGCTGAGAGCGCAGCTAATTAACTTGCTGCTAGAGCTGCAACAGGCGATGGGCTTAACGTATATTCTGATATCTCATGATCTTGATGTTATTCAACATTTTAGCGATAAAATTATGATTTTACGCAAAGGTAAAGTAGTTGAATATGGCACCACTGCTGAGGTACTGGCCAACCCCAAAAACTCCTTTACCCGAAACTTGATGCAAGCTCAGCGCAAAGGGCCGTCTAAAAAATCTAAAAAACACTCGCATTAA
- the folC gene encoding bifunctional tetrahydrofolate synthase/dihydrofolate synthase, translating to MNNQNSHSSLVTLDEWLFYLESIHSTEIDMGLDRISKVASKLQIDLSKSNVITVSGTNGKGTTCAFLEHALLDIGHSVAVYSSPHIERFNERLRINKSLVDDAPLIDAFKTIEATRGDISLTYYEYTTLAALMICQQQRPDYILLEVGLGGRLDATNIIDADIAVITSIDLDHQAFLGDTRDAIGYEKAGIARADTPLVIGDGNCPESVRQFAASINARCYLRGIDFDIVGQSLQQPWTWVSSTQTLSGLGMAKIPRDNVATALQVLTLLNVGFDIDKVNQWLSECQLEGRLQTLSKAPHVIVDVAHNPHAARYLASFVHANRQARVLAVTAMLKDKDIENTLKAMYSEVDQWYVASLPGARGESAQRLSAVLTQDSQLVNSFDNVKDAFKMALKDARKNDMVLIFGSFFTVAEINKNLPLLDT from the coding sequence ATGAATAATCAAAATAGTCATTCATCCTTGGTCACCCTAGATGAATGGCTTTTTTATTTGGAGTCTATCCATAGCACTGAGATTGATATGGGCTTGGACAGAATATCAAAGGTGGCAAGCAAGCTCCAAATTGACTTGTCTAAATCGAACGTTATCACCGTCTCAGGCACCAATGGCAAAGGCACCACGTGCGCCTTCTTAGAACACGCTCTGCTCGACATCGGTCACAGCGTGGCGGTTTACAGTTCCCCCCATATTGAGCGATTTAACGAACGCTTGCGCATAAACAAATCCTTGGTTGACGATGCACCGCTTATTGACGCGTTTAAGACGATAGAGGCTACGCGCGGTGATATTTCATTAACCTATTACGAATATACAACGTTAGCGGCGTTAATGATTTGTCAGCAACAACGACCCGATTATATCTTATTGGAAGTTGGCTTGGGTGGGCGTTTAGATGCTACTAACATCATTGATGCCGATATTGCTGTGATCACCAGTATTGACCTTGACCATCAAGCGTTTCTCGGTGATACACGTGATGCCATTGGCTATGAAAAAGCCGGTATCGCCCGTGCCGATACGCCTTTGGTCATCGGCGACGGCAATTGCCCAGAAAGTGTTCGGCAGTTCGCAGCGTCGATCAATGCCCGTTGTTATCTACGCGGCATTGATTTTGATATTGTCGGACAATCGTTGCAGCAACCGTGGACTTGGGTGAGTAGCACGCAGACGCTGTCAGGTCTTGGCATGGCCAAAATTCCACGAGATAACGTGGCTACTGCACTGCAGGTATTAACCTTACTCAATGTCGGATTTGACATCGACAAGGTAAATCAGTGGCTGAGTGAGTGCCAACTCGAAGGCCGACTACAAACACTGAGCAAGGCACCACACGTCATCGTTGATGTTGCTCATAATCCTCATGCTGCGCGCTATTTAGCCTCATTTGTGCATGCCAACCGACAGGCGCGAGTGCTGGCGGTGACGGCCATGCTCAAAGATAAGGATATCGAAAACACCTTAAAAGCTATGTACAGTGAAGTAGATCAATGGTACGTTGCTTCGCTACCTGGAGCTCGGGGTGAAAGTGCTCAGCGACTGTCTGCCGTGTTAACTCAAGACAGTCAGTTAGTGAATAGCTTTGACAATGTCAAAGATGCCTTTAAAATGGCTTTAAAAGACGCTCGTAAAAACGATATGGTTCTAATTTTTGGATCCTTTTTCACGGTGGCCGAAATTAATAAAAACTTGCCTTTGTTGGATACTTAA
- a CDS encoding FimV/HubP family polar landmark protein, translating into MKQQPISAVPSDNDATNDVVNEPSTSTLPQAKTETNYAPMRANETSDRELTETAQTADDAVIEPSVAEAGDSKSADLDKLASDDIELPDEADLDIEHIIDEMLDQESKPAQLRSAKQPQHDDSSDASDAMAPDNEINNYDEVEFDQLLADISSQPAATTPQPKQTRAADSVSTKQTVESAAVKPSVQADKRDEQQYVPVEQLLQESQQAEELDDSELAAYDINVGLDEFEEFTGNVNNIDVDDDRHGVNAKLDLAQVYIDIGDLDNAAVILKSVMKLGNSAQQQQAQQLLYSIK; encoded by the coding sequence GTGAAGCAGCAACCAATTTCGGCAGTACCCTCGGATAATGATGCGACTAACGATGTGGTTAATGAACCGTCGACATCGACGCTGCCACAAGCGAAAACCGAGACAAACTATGCACCTATGCGCGCAAACGAGACCAGTGACAGAGAGTTGACAGAAACCGCACAAACAGCAGATGATGCGGTAATCGAACCGAGTGTGGCAGAGGCTGGCGATAGCAAGTCTGCTGATCTGGATAAATTGGCGAGTGATGACATTGAGTTACCCGATGAAGCTGATTTAGACATTGAGCACATTATTGATGAGATGCTTGACCAAGAATCTAAGCCGGCACAACTTCGCTCAGCCAAACAACCTCAGCATGACGACAGTTCGGATGCGAGTGATGCTATGGCGCCAGACAATGAAATTAACAACTATGACGAAGTCGAGTTCGATCAATTACTGGCCGACATATCGTCGCAACCAGCGGCCACAACGCCTCAGCCTAAGCAAACTCGAGCTGCTGATTCAGTATCGACAAAGCAAACAGTTGAATCTGCAGCGGTTAAACCATCAGTTCAAGCTGATAAGCGCGATGAACAGCAATACGTACCGGTAGAGCAATTGCTACAAGAGTCGCAACAAGCCGAAGAATTGGATGATTCAGAACTTGCCGCATACGATATCAACGTCGGTCTTGACGAATTTGAAGAATTTACCGGCAATGTTAATAACATAGATGTTGACGATGACCGACACGGCGTCAATGCCAAGTTAGACCTCGCTCAGGTATATATCGATATTGGCGATTTAGATAATGCGGCGGTAATTCTAAAGAGTGTGATGAAGCTCGGTAACTCGGCGCAGCAACAACAAGCCCAACAGTTGCTATATTCGATTAAGTAA
- the purF gene encoding amidophosphoribosyltransferase, with the protein MCGIVGIVGTSPVGQALYDGLTVIQHRGQDAAGIVTISDNKFRLRKANGLVKDVFHTRHMLRLQGNIGIGHVRYPTAGTSSSSEAQPFFSNSPFGISLAHNGNLTNADELASWLFKEARRHVNTTSDSELLLNVFAHQLSQSDNLQLTPEDIFTAVAKVHKLVRGAYASVALIVGHGMVAFRDPNGIRPLVFGKRETEQGTEYMVASESVALDACDFEFIRDVAPGEAIYITEQGQLHSFQCAENPSYNPCIFEFVYFARPDSTIDKMSVYASRVEMGVALGKKIARQWDDLDIDVVIPIPETSCDIALQIAHELELPYRQGFVKNRYVGRTFIMPGQAERKKSVRRKLNAIHQEFKGKNVLLVDDSIVRGTTSGQIIEMARQAGAKKVYFASAAPEVRFPNVYGIDMPSATELIAHGRELEDICELIGADKLIYQDLPDLISSVGKANPDIKTFETSVFDGQYITNDIDNEYLVQLDALRNNESKEKSDKEADSILDLHNEGAE; encoded by the coding sequence ATGTGTGGTATAGTTGGCATCGTAGGTACGTCACCGGTAGGCCAAGCTTTATATGATGGTTTAACAGTTATTCAACACCGCGGCCAAGACGCTGCTGGTATTGTTACTATCAGTGACAACAAATTTCGTCTTAGAAAAGCCAATGGCTTGGTAAAGGACGTTTTCCATACGCGTCATATGCTGCGTCTACAAGGCAATATTGGCATCGGCCATGTTCGCTACCCTACAGCGGGTACCTCGAGCTCATCAGAAGCTCAACCGTTTTTCTCTAACTCTCCATTTGGTATTTCTCTAGCGCACAATGGTAACTTAACCAATGCCGACGAATTGGCCTCTTGGTTGTTTAAAGAAGCGCGCCGCCACGTAAATACCACCTCTGATTCAGAGCTGTTATTGAATGTGTTTGCCCATCAATTAAGTCAAAGTGACAATCTGCAGTTAACCCCTGAAGATATTTTTACTGCCGTTGCCAAAGTTCACAAACTGGTACGTGGCGCTTACGCGAGTGTGGCGTTGATTGTTGGCCATGGTATGGTTGCATTTCGAGATCCAAATGGCATTCGTCCGTTGGTATTTGGCAAGCGTGAGACTGAACAGGGCACAGAGTACATGGTCGCCTCAGAGTCGGTAGCCCTTGATGCGTGTGATTTTGAATTCATTCGCGATGTCGCACCTGGTGAAGCAATTTACATTACCGAACAAGGACAATTGCATTCGTTCCAATGTGCAGAAAATCCAAGTTACAACCCGTGTATTTTTGAATTTGTCTATTTTGCTCGTCCTGATTCGACCATTGACAAGATGTCAGTATACGCAAGTCGGGTTGAAATGGGCGTCGCTTTGGGTAAGAAAATTGCTCGTCAATGGGATGACCTCGATATTGATGTTGTTATTCCAATTCCTGAAACGTCATGTGATATAGCGCTGCAAATAGCACATGAACTCGAATTGCCATACCGCCAAGGTTTTGTTAAAAACCGCTACGTTGGCCGAACGTTCATTATGCCGGGCCAAGCCGAGCGCAAGAAGTCTGTGCGTCGCAAGTTAAACGCAATTCACCAAGAGTTTAAGGGCAAGAATGTATTGCTTGTTGACGACTCTATTGTTCGCGGAACAACGTCTGGACAAATTATTGAAATGGCCCGACAAGCCGGCGCCAAGAAAGTCTATTTTGCATCGGCGGCACCAGAAGTTCGTTTCCCTAACGTATACGGTATTGACATGCCGAGCGCCACAGAGCTTATTGCTCACGGCCGCGAGTTAGAAGATATTTGTGAACTAATTGGCGCCGATAAACTCATTTATCAAGATTTACCTGATCTAATCAGTTCGGTAGGCAAAGCAAATCCTGATATCAAAACCTTCGAGACCTCAGTATTTGACGGTCAATATATTACCAACGATATTGATAACGAATACCTTGTACAACTCGATGCATTGAGAAATAACGAGAGTAAAGAAAAATCGGATAAAGAAGCCGATTCGATTCTCGATTTACACAACGAAGGCGCTGAATAA
- a CDS encoding SPOR domain-containing protein codes for MSTPLQNRLVGTVIVAAAAVIFLPSFFDGEKKAYQAQFESIPTHSGAVNALEIKDFDHQDFAAELNKPETLSTDEPADDQLTSVEKSVATEQGEQVEVVAKSAAITEQANKQNKQSDVPETEPKTTATTSTVTTATAFGAQNVAMASEVTSAVSNASQSAQAYVIQLGSFANKNNVNTLMSKLKQAGYTAFTRPIKTKAGNLTKVFIGPELNSKSLEAKIGKLKALTGVQGKLAKFEPISN; via the coding sequence TTGTCTACACCTTTGCAAAATCGCTTAGTTGGAACGGTTATTGTTGCCGCCGCCGCGGTCATTTTCTTACCCAGTTTTTTTGACGGCGAAAAAAAGGCTTATCAAGCACAGTTTGAGTCGATACCTACTCATAGCGGTGCGGTCAACGCACTTGAAATTAAAGATTTTGATCATCAAGATTTTGCGGCAGAGCTGAATAAGCCTGAGACGTTGAGTACCGATGAGCCGGCGGATGACCAACTCACTTCTGTCGAGAAAAGCGTTGCTACAGAGCAGGGTGAACAGGTTGAAGTTGTGGCAAAGTCGGCAGCGATTACAGAGCAAGCGAACAAACAGAACAAGCAAAGCGATGTGCCAGAGACTGAGCCCAAGACGACAGCGACCACGAGTACTGTGACCACTGCCACCGCGTTTGGCGCTCAGAACGTTGCGATGGCATCAGAAGTGACCTCGGCTGTGAGCAATGCTAGCCAATCCGCTCAGGCGTACGTGATTCAGCTTGGCAGCTTTGCCAACAAAAACAATGTCAATACCCTGATGTCTAAACTAAAGCAAGCAGGCTATACCGCCTTCACTCGCCCGATCAAAACCAAAGCGGGAAATTTGACCAAAGTGTTTATCGGTCCAGAGCTAAATTCCAAATCGCTCGAAGCAAAAATTGGTAAATTAAAAGCACTTACCGGTGTTCAAGGTAAACTGGCTAAATTTGAGCCAATTAGCAACTAA
- the accD gene encoding acetyl-CoA carboxylase, carboxyltransferase subunit beta: MSWIEKILPKPKQSSSSKRNIPEGVWTKCTSCSAVLYKAELERLIGVCPKCDHHMRLSARKRLDSFLDQGERTEIGGELEPQDKLKFKDSKRYKDRIAAAQKATGEKDALVAMRGELAGMPIVAVAFEFSFLGGSMASVVGARFVKAAEHCLEHNLPLVCFSASGGARMQEALMSLMQMAKTSAALAKMSERGLPFISVLTDPTMGGVSASLAMLGDINVGEPKALIGFAGPRVIEQTVREKLPEGFQRSEFLLEHGAIDMIVDRRQMRSTLARQIAKFMGHPEPSI; the protein is encoded by the coding sequence ATGAGCTGGATTGAAAAGATTCTCCCAAAACCGAAACAATCATCGTCGAGTAAGCGCAATATTCCAGAAGGCGTTTGGACGAAGTGTACGTCGTGTAGTGCGGTTTTGTATAAAGCAGAACTCGAGCGTTTGATCGGCGTTTGTCCAAAATGTGATCATCATATGCGCTTGTCTGCAAGAAAGCGCCTTGACTCGTTTTTAGATCAAGGTGAAAGAACGGAAATCGGCGGCGAGCTAGAACCACAAGATAAGCTCAAATTCAAAGATTCGAAACGCTACAAAGATCGCATTGCAGCTGCCCAAAAAGCCACCGGTGAAAAAGACGCGTTGGTCGCTATGCGCGGTGAATTAGCTGGCATGCCGATCGTCGCAGTCGCTTTTGAGTTCTCGTTCTTAGGTGGTTCAATGGCATCTGTGGTTGGTGCTCGATTTGTCAAAGCAGCTGAGCATTGTCTAGAACACAACTTGCCACTTGTGTGCTTTTCGGCAAGTGGTGGCGCACGCATGCAAGAAGCGCTAATGTCACTGATGCAAATGGCCAAAACCAGTGCTGCGTTAGCGAAAATGAGTGAGCGTGGTTTGCCGTTTATTTCGGTATTAACCGACCCGACGATGGGCGGTGTATCGGCGAGTTTAGCGATGTTAGGCGATATCAACGTCGGCGAACCAAAGGCATTAATTGGCTTTGCTGGTCCTCGAGTTATCGAGCAAACGGTACGGGAAAAGTTACCTGAAGGATTTCAGCGTTCAGAGTTCTTACTTGAGCATGGTGCGATTGACATGATCGTCGATCGTCGACAAATGCGCTCGACCTTAGCCAGACAAATTGCTAAATTTATGGGACACCCAGAACCGAGCATTTAA
- the truA gene encoding tRNA pseudouridine(38-40) synthase TruA: MRFALGIEYDGSNYCGWQRQNHVNSVQQELEQAVSKVVNQPTEVICAGRTDTGVHGTGQVVHFDSPVDRQERGWTLGVNSKLPKDIVVKWGKQVDDDFHARFSATARRYKYIIYNGPYRPAIFHKGLSFCYYPLDETLMHQAAQHLVGTHDFTSYRTVHCQANSPLRTVLHCNVSRVGPYVIVDIKANAFLHHMVRNIVGSLMRVGRRLEPVDWIAKVLAVRDRCQAGMTAPAGGLYFVDVDYPEQFNIPKPEPGPLFLTV; the protein is encoded by the coding sequence ATGCGTTTTGCATTAGGCATTGAGTATGATGGTAGCAACTACTGTGGATGGCAACGCCAAAACCATGTCAACAGTGTCCAACAAGAGTTAGAGCAAGCAGTCTCTAAAGTTGTTAATCAACCTACCGAAGTGATTTGTGCAGGACGTACCGACACCGGTGTACACGGCACTGGGCAGGTGGTCCATTTTGATTCACCGGTCGATCGCCAAGAGCGAGGTTGGACTTTAGGGGTCAATAGCAAGCTACCTAAAGACATCGTGGTTAAGTGGGGCAAGCAAGTTGACGATGATTTTCACGCCCGATTTAGTGCCACCGCGCGTCGATATAAATACATTATCTACAACGGCCCTTATCGCCCGGCGATATTCCACAAAGGCTTGAGCTTCTGCTATTACCCACTTGATGAAACGCTTATGCATCAAGCTGCTCAGCACTTGGTTGGTACCCACGACTTTACCTCATATCGCACCGTGCATTGCCAAGCTAACTCGCCATTGCGCACCGTGTTACATTGCAATGTCAGCCGAGTCGGACCGTATGTAATTGTCGATATAAAGGCCAATGCGTTCTTACATCACATGGTACGCAATATCGTCGGCAGCTTAATGCGGGTAGGGCGACGTTTGGAACCCGTTGATTGGATTGCAAAAGTGCTGGCGGTACGCGATCGCTGTCAAGCGGGCATGACAGCGCCTGCCGGGGGACTTTATTTTGTTGACGTTGATTACCCAGAGCAGTTTAACATCCCCAAACCCGAACCAGGGCCATTGTTCTTAACTGTTTAG
- a CDS encoding CvpA family protein produces the protein MVWIDYAILTIIGISTLISLVRGFVKEAVSLAIWICAFFVASTFYQELSAYLTNINDTMLRNAASIAILFVVTLVFGALINYLIGQLVSKTGLSGTDRVLGLAFGALRGALIVSAILFFMDAFTPAPTTVWWQQALLIPEFRVVIEWFFEYLKNSSSFLS, from the coding sequence ATGGTTTGGATTGACTACGCTATTTTAACCATAATAGGCATTTCAACCTTAATCAGTTTAGTACGTGGTTTCGTTAAAGAAGCTGTATCTCTTGCAATTTGGATCTGTGCGTTTTTTGTCGCCAGTACGTTTTATCAAGAATTATCAGCGTATTTAACCAATATTAACGATACGATGTTAAGAAATGCCGCATCAATAGCGATATTGTTTGTAGTGACCTTAGTATTTGGTGCTTTGATTAACTATTTAATCGGGCAACTCGTTTCAAAAACAGGGCTGTCTGGTACCGACCGAGTACTGGGGTTGGCATTTGGCGCATTACGTGGCGCACTGATTGTCAGTGCAATACTATTTTTTATGGATGCCTTTACGCCAGCTCCGACAACCGTTTGGTGGCAGCAAGCGCTATTAATTCCGGAGTTTAGAGTTGTAATTGAATGGTTTTTTGAATATTTGAAAAACTCTTCAAGCTTTCTAAGCTAA
- a CDS encoding FimV/HubP family polar landmark protein — protein sequence MVANNNNSGYVRRCKIPAVLAIMFANAVLANDAVNGTPVTSTIASSSAEQKADVYGPILKTDTLWKIAVAHRPDTSVSNYQVMMALFNANPKAFLRNDINTMIEGQYLRIPSIAEIRQVAPYPYGEKNKQTPQVTDAGETPVRSDVVATQQSPSTPDTVTAEPLETSVSNGQLANSEALPVSGDIDLRDSILANEQKAKADEAKGSQVSESETDNQDLSAADAEQTASEEQQPSTQPEPSVAQSNIDETTLASENEELKSSLSAVDDQLSYLQYEVAKASEMQELMDRKLAEQQKLLEQTKRREQQLLAEQRKLAEQKQGFFSNPMVIWSSNLILLVLVGVLFFLISRRKKMNQVSLIS from the coding sequence ATGGTAGCCAATAATAATAACTCAGGTTACGTACGTCGTTGTAAAATACCTGCTGTACTAGCTATTATGTTTGCCAATGCTGTATTGGCTAATGATGCAGTTAATGGTACCCCTGTCACTTCAACAATCGCATCATCTAGTGCTGAGCAAAAAGCTGATGTTTACGGACCCATTTTAAAGACCGATACGCTGTGGAAGATCGCTGTTGCCCACAGACCTGATACCTCGGTGTCAAATTATCAAGTGATGATGGCATTGTTTAACGCAAACCCCAAAGCGTTTTTGCGCAACGATATCAACACCATGATTGAGGGACAGTATTTACGCATACCGTCAATCGCTGAAATTCGCCAAGTGGCACCTTATCCTTACGGTGAGAAAAACAAGCAAACACCACAAGTTACAGACGCAGGTGAGACGCCAGTGAGATCGGATGTCGTTGCGACACAACAATCGCCGTCGACGCCTGACACTGTAACGGCTGAGCCGTTAGAGACCAGTGTTAGCAATGGTCAATTAGCTAACTCAGAAGCTCTGCCTGTATCGGGTGATATTGATCTTCGCGATTCGATTTTAGCCAATGAGCAAAAAGCAAAAGCTGATGAGGCAAAAGGCAGCCAAGTTAGTGAAAGCGAAACTGATAATCAGGACCTCAGTGCGGCGGATGCGGAACAAACCGCAAGTGAAGAGCAACAGCCCAGCACACAACCGGAACCTTCAGTAGCCCAATCCAATATCGACGAAACGACTTTAGCGTCAGAAAATGAAGAGCTTAAGAGCAGTTTGAGTGCGGTTGACGATCAGCTGTCGTATTTGCAATACGAAGTGGCCAAAGCAAGTGAAATGCAAGAGCTGATGGATCGCAAGTTAGCGGAGCAGCAGAAGCTGTTAGAGCAAACCAAGCGCCGTGAGCAACAATTATTGGCCGAGCAAAGAAAATTGGCGGAGCAAAAGCAAGGCTTTTTCTCTAACCCAATGGTTATCTGGTCGAGTAACTTAATTTTATTGGTGCTAGTTGGTGTTTTGTTCTTCTTAATTTCGCGCCGCAAAAAAATGAATCAGGTGTCGCTAATCAGTTAG